The following coding sequences lie in one Cygnus olor isolate bCygOlo1 chromosome 8, bCygOlo1.pri.v2, whole genome shotgun sequence genomic window:
- the CCN1 gene encoding CCN family member 1, producing MGSAGTRPALAAALLCLARLALGSPCPAVCQCPAAVPQCAPGVGLVPDGCGCCKVCAKQLNEDCSRTQPCDHTKGLECNFGASPVATKGICRAQSEGRPCEYNSKIYQNGESFQPNCKHQCTCIDGAVGCIPLCPQELSLPNLGCPSPRLVKVPGQCCEEWVCDESKDALDELEGFFSKEFGLDASEGELTRNNELIAIVKGGLKMLPVFGSEPQSRAFENPKCIVQTTSWSQCSKTCGTGISTRVTNDNPDCKLIKETRICEVRPCGQPSYASLKKGKKCTKTKKSPSPVKFTYAGCSSVKKYRPKYCGSCVDGRCCTPQQTRTVKIRFRCDDGETFTKSVMMIQSCRCNYNCPHANEAYPYYRLVNDIHKFRD from the exons ATGGGCTCCGCGGGCACCCGCCCCGCTCTGGCGGCCGCCCTCCTGTGCCTGGCCCGCCTG GCTCTCGGCTCGCCCTGCCCCGCCGTCTGCCAGTGCCCGGCCGCCGTGCCGCAGTGCGCCCCCGGCGTGGGGCTGGTGCCGGACGGCTGCGGCTGCTGCAAGGTCTGCGCCAAGCAGCTCAACGAGGACTGCAGCCGGACGCAGCCCTGCGACCACACCAAGGGGCTGGAGTGCAACTTCGGCGCCAGCCCCGTCGCGACCAAGGGCATCTGCAGAG CACAGTCCGAGGGGAGACCGTGTGAATATAACTCCAAAATCTACCAGAACGGCGAGAGCTTCCAGCCGAACTGTAAACACCAGTGTACGTGCATAGATGGAGCTGTGGGCTGCATCCCGCTCTGCCCGCAAGAGCTCTCCCTTCCTAAcctgggctgccccagccccaggctggtcAAAGTCCCTGGGCAGTGCTGCGAAGAGTGGGTCTGCGATGAGAGCAAGGATGCGCTGGATGAGCTGGAGGGTTTCTTCAGCAAAGAGTTTGGTCTGGACGCTTCTGAAGGCGAACTGACCAGGAACAACGAGCTAATTGCCATCGTGAAGGGAGGCCTGAAGATGCTACCTG tgtttggATCCGAGCCACAAAGCCGAGCTTTTGAGAATCCCAAATGCATTGTGCAAACAACTTCCTGGTCCCAGTGCTCCAAGACATGCGGAACCGGCATCTCCACGAGGGTTACCAATGATAATCCTGACTGCAAGCTCATCAAAGAGACCAGGATATGCGAAGTGAGGCCATGTGGCCAGCCAAGCTATGCCTCCCTAAAG aaagggaaaaaatgtaccAAGACTAAGAAGTCCCCATCCCCAGTGAAGTTCACTTACGCTGGATGTTCCAGCGTGAAGAAGTACCGCCCCAAGTACTGCGGCTCCTGCGTGGATGGCAGGTGCTGTACGCCCCAGCAGACCAGGACTGTCAAGATCAGGTTCCGCTGCGATGATGGAGAAACCTTCACCAAGAGCGTCATGATGATCCAGTCCTGCCGATGCAACTACAACTGTCCGCATGCGAACGAAGCTTACCCCTACTACAGACTGGTCAATGACATTCACAAATTTCGGGACTAA